CCCTTAACCCGATTAGCTCTCATGCCATTGCGTTTCGCCGAAGAAATCCTCCTGCTGGCTCTCGACGACTCCAGCGGGAAGCTCCATCCCCTCCCCGACCGGGCGCTCGACCTGGCTCTGGCCGGAGCGATCCTGATGGAGCTGGCCTTTCACAAACGGATCGATACGGACGAAAAAGAGCTGTCCGTCCTCGACCGCACCGCGACCGGAGACGAACTGCTCGACCTCGTGCTCGACGCCATGCCGCAAGACCGGGACCGCCTCCCGATCCAGAACGCCCTCTCGGCTGGCCTGCGAAACATCCAGGAGGTGCGCAAAAAACTTTTTCAGGGCCTCGTGGCCAAGGGAATCCTGCGACAGGAAAAATGTCGCTTCCTCTGGGTCATGCCCGAGCGGCGCTACCCCGTGATCGACGGGGCCGAGGAAGCCGAGGTCAAGTCCCGCATCCGTAAGGTCATTCTCAGCGATGCCATTCCCGACCCCCAGGACGTTGTCATCATCTGCCTGATGAAGGCCTGCGACCTGAGTCCCTACGTCTTTACAGAGGAAGAGCTGGAAAAGGCCCGCCCCCGCATCGCGGAAGTCGCCAAGATGGACTTCATCGGGCAGGCGCTCGCCCGCGCCATTCAGCACATCCAGGACGCCATCCTCGAAACCATCGCCTACATCGGCATGTAGCAGGGCGAAGGCCCTGCACCCTGGATGCTTCGCATCCTGATGGGGCTCTGCCCCATCGGCACTGCGTGCCTGCCCCGTCAGGATGAACTCCTGCTGGTGACTGAGTTTCGATGCGCAGTATCGAAAGTACAGGCTTCGCCTGGCGCGGGGTACGGGGGGCGCGCAGCCCCCGAAATCGCAGGCACGGGCTCACCGCGCAGCACGCAAATCGCGCTTGCCTTTGGGCGGGGAGGCTTTGGGATATGTCGTACCTATGAGCGAAAACACGATCCCCATGAAAGGTCTCGGCACCCGTGCCGTTCACGCCGGTCAATCCCCTGACAGCGATTTCGGCGCCCGCGCCGCCCCGATCTACCAGACCACCAGCTTTGTTTTTAAGGACACCGAGCACGCCGCTAACCTGTTCGGCCTGAAAGAACTCGGCCCGATCTACACCCGCCTCGGTAACCCGACCAACGACGTCCTGGAGGCCCGTGTGGCCGCTCTTGAGGGCGGGACTGCTGGTCTGGCCCACAGCAGTGGCTCGGCTGCCATCACAAACTCGATCCTGAACCTCGCCGGTGCCGGGGATCACATCGTCTCCGTTTCCCAGCTCTACGGCGGCACCTACAACCTCTTTCACTACACCCTCCCGAAGCTCGGGATCGAGGTCAGCTTTGTGGACGGCAACGATCCGGAGAACTTCCGCAAGGCCGTCAAAGCGAACACCAAGGCCTTTTTCGGGGAAACCCTCGGCAACCCGCGCCTGAACGTCTTCCCCATCGCCGAAGTCGCCGCCATCGGGGACGAGCTGGGCATCCCGCTCGTCATGGACAACACCGTCGCCCCCCTGATCTGCCGCCCCATCGAGCACGGCTGCAACGTCGTCGCGCACAGCACCACGAAGTTCCTCGGCGGTCACGGCGTGGCCATTGGCGGCATGGTTGTGGACGGAGGTAACTTTGACTGGGGCCGCGGGCGCCATCCCGGCTTTACCGAGCCAGACAACAGCTACCACGGCCTCGTCCACTGGGACGCGTTCAAGGCCTTCCCGCCCGCCGGTGGGGCCAACGTCGCCTTTGCCTTCAAGATGCGCCTGCAACTGCTGCGCGACACCGGTAACTGCCCTTCACCGCACAACAGTTGGCTCACTCTGCTGGGTATCGAGACGGCCCACCTGCGCATGCAGCGCCACTGCGAGAACGCGCTCAAGGTGGCCGAGTACCTCAACGCCCACGACAAGGTCGAATGGGTCACCTATCCCGGCCTCAAGGACCACCCGCATCACGAACCGGCAAAGAAGTACCTGAACGGTGGCTTCGGGGCGCTCCTGGGCTTTGGCATCAAGGGCGGTCTGGACGCGGGCAAAAAGTTTATCGAGTCCCTCCAGCTCTTCAGCCACCTGGCCAATATCGGTGACGCCAAGAGCCTGGCCATCCACCCGGCGACCACCACCCACAGCCAACTCAGTGAGGAAGAACTGATCTCGGCCGGGGTCACGCCGGACTTCGTCCGCCTGAGTGTCGGTATCGAAGACTTTGAGGACATCCACGCCGACCTCGAACAGGCACTGGCAAAGGCCTAAGCGGGGTGCGTGACCGCACCGGACAATGAGGGGCTCCGCCCCTACGCTTCTTTCAGTCGCTGCCCCGGCAACGGATTCTCTAAAACGGGGTGCCACCATTTTACAAGTAGCCCGTTAATGGGGCAGCGAACGCAGTGAGCGATGGGGCAGAGCCCCATCTATGCCACCGGGTGCAACCCGGCGGAAAACGGTGTACTAACGTTGCAAGGAACGCGTAATGTGTTTCTAGTGCGATATGGTCAAACCAGCCGTCCTGTTGCTCAACCTCGGTTCCCCCGACTCCACCTCCGTGCCGGACGTGCGGCGGTACCTGAAGGAATTCCTCCTCGACGAGCGCGTGATCGACGCTCCTGCGCCGATCCGCAACTTTGTCGTGCGCGGGTTGATCCTACCCTTTCGCCCGAAGCGCTCAGCCGAGGCCTACTCAAAGGTGTGGACGCCCGAGGGCTCGCCTCTGATTGTTTCCAGTGAGCAGCAGCAGCAAGCCGTCGCGGAGAAACACCCCGAGGTCATCGCCGAGCTGGCCATGCGCTACGGCACCCCCTCCATCCCCGAGGCCATTGGCCGCCTCAAAGCCGCCGGTGTGACGCACCTGTTTATCGTGCCGCTGTACCCACACTACGCCATGAGCAGCTACGAGACCGTGCTTGTGCGCGTGACCGATGAAATCGCAGCCCAGGATTTTTCTGTAAAAACAGCTACACTCCAGCCCTTTTATAAAGACGACGACTACATAGACGCGCTGATCGAGAGCGCCCGCCCCCATCTGGAGGAGCCCTACGACCTGCTGCTGTTTTCCTACCACGGCATCCCCGAGCGCCACGTCCGCAAGTCCGACCCCTCGCATGCGCACTGCCTGTGCGTGCCCGGTTGCTGCGAGACCGAGCACCCTGCTCACGGCACCTGCTACCGGCACCAGTGCTTCGCGACGACGCGCGCGTTCACCGAGCGGGCCGGATTATCCCCCGACAAGGTCGCCGTGTCCTTCCAGTCACGGCTGGGCCGCGACCCGTGGCTGAAACCCTACACGGACTTCCGGCTCCAGGAGCTTCCCCAAGAAGGCGTAAAGCGCCTGCGCGTGATCTGCCCGGCCTTTGTCTCGGACTGTCTTGAGACCCTGGAGGAGATCGCCATGGAGGGTAAGGAGACCTTTCTGGAGGCCGGGGGCGAGGACTTTAAGCAAATCCCCTGCCTCAACAACCACCCGGCATGGCTGGATGTACTCAATGGTCGGGTCGATAGCTGGCTGGCCACACTGCCCGCATCCTGAGCCCTATTGCGGTTGCTTTTGAAGCCTCTCAGCGTATAGATTACGCGTTTCATGACACCCGAACTCCATACCGACCATTCGCTTTTCTGGATCGGCAGCGTCCTGTACGCACTGTCGTTCCTGTTTGCGCTGGTCTCGATCAGTTCGGAGAAAAGGCTCATCCGGTCCATCTTTATGACGCTGCTGGTGGGCGGCTTTATCTTCCAGAGTCTGGGGCTGTACTTTCGGGGCATCGAGGAGCGGGCCTTTCCGCTGACCAACCCGTTTGAAATCCTCCAGGTACTCTCCTGGAGCGGCGTCTGCCTGAACCTCATCCTGCGGCCCCTGTTTCGGCTCAACCTGCTGAATTTCTTCAGCGCGGGGCTGGCCACCGTACTCGGGGCACTTTCGCTGGCCACCCCCGAGTGGGACTACACCGCCGTGCCCACCCACATCGGGACAAACCCGTGGGTCGGCTTC
This genomic interval from Ruficoccus sp. ZRK36 contains the following:
- a CDS encoding GPP34 family phosphoprotein, producing MPLRFAEEILLLALDDSSGKLHPLPDRALDLALAGAILMELAFHKRIDTDEKELSVLDRTATGDELLDLVLDAMPQDRDRLPIQNALSAGLRNIQEVRKKLFQGLVAKGILRQEKCRFLWVMPERRYPVIDGAEEAEVKSRIRKVILSDAIPDPQDVVIICLMKACDLSPYVFTEEELEKARPRIAEVAKMDFIGQALARAIQHIQDAILETIAYIGM
- a CDS encoding PLP-dependent transferase; its protein translation is MSENTIPMKGLGTRAVHAGQSPDSDFGARAAPIYQTTSFVFKDTEHAANLFGLKELGPIYTRLGNPTNDVLEARVAALEGGTAGLAHSSGSAAITNSILNLAGAGDHIVSVSQLYGGTYNLFHYTLPKLGIEVSFVDGNDPENFRKAVKANTKAFFGETLGNPRLNVFPIAEVAAIGDELGIPLVMDNTVAPLICRPIEHGCNVVAHSTTKFLGGHGVAIGGMVVDGGNFDWGRGRHPGFTEPDNSYHGLVHWDAFKAFPPAGGANVAFAFKMRLQLLRDTGNCPSPHNSWLTLLGIETAHLRMQRHCENALKVAEYLNAHDKVEWVTYPGLKDHPHHEPAKKYLNGGFGALLGFGIKGGLDAGKKFIESLQLFSHLANIGDAKSLAIHPATTTHSQLSEEELISAGVTPDFVRLSVGIEDFEDIHADLEQALAKA
- the hemH gene encoding ferrochelatase, with the translated sequence MVKPAVLLLNLGSPDSTSVPDVRRYLKEFLLDERVIDAPAPIRNFVVRGLILPFRPKRSAEAYSKVWTPEGSPLIVSSEQQQQAVAEKHPEVIAELAMRYGTPSIPEAIGRLKAAGVTHLFIVPLYPHYAMSSYETVLVRVTDEIAAQDFSVKTATLQPFYKDDDYIDALIESARPHLEEPYDLLLFSYHGIPERHVRKSDPSHAHCLCVPGCCETEHPAHGTCYRHQCFATTRAFTERAGLSPDKVAVSFQSRLGRDPWLKPYTDFRLQELPQEGVKRLRVICPAFVSDCLETLEEIAMEGKETFLEAGGEDFKQIPCLNNHPAWLDVLNGRVDSWLATLPAS